A segment of the Mercurialis annua linkage group LG4, ddMerAnnu1.2, whole genome shotgun sequence genome:
tatataataaaacgttttaatcgcggaaaatttatattgattttaggcttgctacgggttccggagctatcactcccgttccctagcgccggtcgcggcttaataacttgggttgtgacaattgtggtatcagagcagttggtccagttacctctgctaatatgagttttgtcagttaagtgacctaggaactactgcagctatagagttgagttctgtctgatccaagtggtTTGCATTGTCGTTGTGTGATAAGTATGATTTATTGGTATGTAAAGTGCTTGTTTGTTTGTTGTGACATACGTATATGAGATACACGTgtatattttgttttcgataGGATATGCATATGCGACATGCATATCCAGATGGAATCTCGGGGAGATGCAATGCCCCCTATGACTAGAATATAGTCGATGTTAATATGACTCGATAGTAACACGTATGTGGTTGGCATTGAATAACGCCAATATGCTgtcgaattcgatcgatcgaagtGTCAAAAAGgagaatgaagaagaaatgcaaagttacaaaagttgaagaactttccagatacagagttttaaggtctagagagcttacaaaacttaaactttataactttctaaagttgttttgtttaaacgattttgaaagcataattgtgcctagacccgtgatAGTCATTGTATAtaaatgccacgacattgatagaagtgcatcactacatacattgctaatgaaaagaacaataaatgaatacatgcattaatagtacatgcatcatatgcattatgctcagacgaaaaggtgagctgtagcaactctttggggatgagagacgtcatcaccctagtgcacaatttttctaagatttgaatgaaattttgatttaaatttcgaAACAAGATGTTTTATGTGAAAGAgtttttaaaagagttttatttttatgtaagtatacctagaccagaactctgtgacggaagtgaagtgctcgcgagaaAGCTACAATCGAGGCCACGAaacgaatgaatacgtatagttgcgaGAACATAGgagttatgcttctaggatacgaacttagtttcgagttaacgagctagaatatagctaTAAATCGCAGATGTATTGGAAAGTGATGCGTACCAGATTAGTGGTAAgctagaaagtaagtatctctttgacagGTCGTCAAAGATATTAAACTACGATATAAGGGAAGGAGTATATAAGAAGGATGAAGTCTATATACGAGAAGCGAATGGTAAAATGTATGTGAGTAGCAAAATGTAACTAATCGAACGTGGCCGAACGCTAACAACAATTTTCTCAAGATACAACAAAAAATcatcttatttaatatttaatctaataatatctataattatttattaaatattaaatttatataacggGTCACGTAtatatcgctcacgtgcgtagcacgtggccgaACGCTAACAACAATTTTCTCAAGATACAAcacaaaaaatcattttatttaatatttaatctaataatatctataattatttattaaatattaaatttttataacaggTCACGTAtatatcgctcacgtgcgtagcacgtggcgaaaaactagtaactattctataagtgtgagggggggggggacaggcaaatttacgcTATTAgcctttaaaaattaaaatatttacaaaattaagtaCAAaactaattctaataaaaaaaactcttaattattttataatttaagtatttaaaaaagttaattgtAATAGAAAGAGTAAGTTAGTAGGAGTGTAATGGTTTAAACAAATCTAATCCTAAAAACTCtactaaattatttaaacttttataggaaaatgatggataccgaatcctactgtaagtataatggagccgagttgcaggagatctactctcaggtgacaccggactccccctgaagaccgaaaaggtatgaaggagatgccgaatctctaagattcggtaacacgctaataaagaccgaatcccacatgatccgccaagagcgcgtcaggcccgggattcgggtgaacgactaaatatggaaatcttgtcctatttggacacaaacactacatatggaaggataagctctactttaggaagataagactatttaggaagacgttcctaaataggactcttatcagattaaggtagatcccgacaaatcaggagaatctctacgatacggccgaatccctacaaagtaggattcacctgcctaatacaactctactaggtatattcgactactataaaaggagcacgaggtatgcctagaatcacaattacattcatatactcaaaacgctgctcaaagctctagactgactttagcatcggagagttaatcggacaaccaccgtccggttagcttctaccctgttttgcaggttcactcaccggttcagaaggcagactccatcaattggcgccgtctgtgggaaaagcttaactaaacttcaaaagaaggagcttttctgaactcaaaaacaaatctcattgaagaagatgacttctgaaagagtaaacctgaaagacaaacaaccaacggacccaaaaagcactccggagataatcaacgtgacggaagacgggcttcacaactccggggaaaaaagcaacaccggaggACCCTCCTTCTCAACACCtcagtaccaaactaatccgataaggggaagcaacccaattgctttcaacctaagcactgaagaacaagcaccaaatacagcggcacaagatccacacagcgaaatgctgaaaaagatactagaatctgtacaggcaaatcttgacagattggctaatgaagccaaaagaacaaacgacaggcacgaagaaactatgaaaatgctgagggaaaacttcagccctacagctcccagaagaagagaaagaacagaaaatGCAAACCAAGGCCGACGAgagacaagggcagaaaacaacaaaagcaaggaacctcggaccagaggaaacgaagaaaggaacgaagcaagaaaccagcgagaaaataaaaccagcgacgaggaaagtcctgacagagaaaaatctaacgaggaatcaccggaggcacccagaaatgagcacaaccaggaggacgcccgaagcggtctgaatacgaaaagagacgaacgaagggagaaggaaaaagaagacgccccaccaaggagtaagcgacaagaaagagatgcagggaaagaacaaaataagaaaaaacaccaagaaggagagggcgaatcgtcagagacaccccaaaaaagcaaagccacatatgtggtggaagaagatttagaagagaagatcgccaaagcgctcaaaaaactaaaatctgaagaattggacATAGATgacctcaggttgaaaggatcacccctctcgcccgagataatggaggaaaccatcccgcacagcatgaagctgccgaccttgccaattttcaatggggaaggagacccccgagaccatacctctaggttcacagcaaccatggggctactcagcgtatcagacgccatcctctgcagggttttccctaccacgctcacgggcacagcccagagatggtataacaaattaaaaccaggctcgatcaaaagcttcgcttcgctttcaacagaattcctcaacagatatctcacaaacatcccagctaaaaccactaccagtatcctaagagcctgtatccaagaagaaggagaaaccctgcgaagctacatcgaacgattcaacaagcaagctatgaagatagataacctgaacgtcgacatggcgacagaagcattgcgagacgggacgcgattcggaaagctggtggacaagctgctagtcaataaacccacaactttctcaaacttaatgggcatagctcagaaatacttcgagttagacgaagggcgaagggcgattcgcggaaaggaagcaaaaggaaaagaatcaaaagagagatccagagaaaaaaccaagtccaaacctgatgacaggagaggaagacccgaagagagcagacgattcgccccccagacaagatatgaatcgagatacgatcccagagatgatgagaataacttcactccgctaaacaccagccgaactaatgtcctcatgtggatcaaagaaaacatcaaaaacgtggtatggccaccaaaaatgaaagcagaagtaagagacaccagaaagtactgcaaatttcacgacgattacggacacgaaacggatagctgcagagacttgaaggtcgagatcgaaagaatgatcgacacaggcgagctgaggaaatttgtggcccgaaaagagaagagcaatgacaagggagaaaaaagaaacagagaagacaagccgaaagaaaaggaagacgagcgcccatccaaaattctgggaaccatacacatgattaatggtggagggcatagtagctccacgatcaggaggaagcagaggaaggaagtaatgaacatacgagaaactcacatgccgccagtgatcttcgatgtagaagactatgaacacgtcaaagcacctcacaacgatgctttggtagtgactactatcattgaaaattggaacatggagcggatccttatcgacgaaggaagtgcagtaaacctcatgacaaacgcggcatacaaaatgttgggaggaacagcgtcaaggctacgccgagtcccaattccgctatcaggactcggtggaccCTCCATCACCCcgctgggagcagtcaccttggaagtaataatcggcccagaaagaggaataaacaagaaaatcatgtcactatttaacatagtggacatggaattgacatataatgccatcctaggaagacctttcctccatgattcggcagcggtaaccagcatcagagcactggcaatgaaggtaccgactgaaaagggagtagtgacgctgagaggagaccaaggaatagccaagaagtgctatgatgagtcagtggtggatctccaagaaaacaaaaccgaaaagaaggaagaataggaacgaAAAAAGACCCATCATCAGTAACGACTTCacgtcttaccagatggcgtcaaatctatctttaatttttgtatgccatcttttatcaataaaagttcaattttgctACTAtttgattagccagacgaaccaataaagaaatgaaaatcaagaacagccacgaacaaattaaatcaaagatgaaagaagaaaaaataaagatcaaattcaagaaaggctaagagccaagaaaatgaattaactcaaggcaaaatcgccggAATAGGAGAATCGCCACCAAAGGTTAAGAgtcaaaaaaaagagtttaaattaactcaaaacaaaatcgccgaaccaggcaaatcgccacaaaaggctaaaaaatgagtttaaattaactcagaaaaggcaaatcgccaacaaagagtttagattaactcaacaaaaacaaaaataaaaagagtttagattaactcaacaaaaacaagaataaaaagagtttagattaactctataaaaagcaaagaacagggtttagagtaaccctcgaggcaaatcaagtacataaaaataaagTGAGCACATTTcatagaaaatatattcataaattgcgaattacaaaaagcaaaatcaatacatcagcaaatataatcaaaagaaaaactactaAACGCGGTCTTTAGACATCTTGGCGAGGAGATCAcgggcgatggcctggggatccaacccgttaaccccagaaagatcaatattaggattctgctctagaagcttcctcccaatcacaaggcgatactcgcttatcaaagcAGAGTAGAAAGCCTTCGTATCTAGCAGACGGATGTGAAGACCCTTAACCTCCGATCTCAGATtgtccctctccccaccaacaagggaattgatccgaatgagctcctcaatctcttgagtcaagtcatcggtcTTTTTCTCGATCACTTTCACctggcgatcattaatcgcatcctgcgccttgagctgcgccaggagagaatcatgctcttccaaagaggccttcaatttcgccctttcagactcagaagtcgccaaaagagaagacagacgctcgacctcctcctcagcacactgtcggcggtcgttcaataccaaaacagattgaagagcctacacacaccagaaataaacaaataagaaaacaactgaatacaaaaaacatattatactcaagaaagaaagcacttacagagaaaccatgaaaacaagccagatcggaaagctcttgacccggcctaccacaaaaccacgtgacatcagcaggaatcgccaaagtccggatatattccgctagcactctcggattcagcaaactggcaggatcctgaccttcgacccactgaaccaagtctggagcagaagaagagcttccaggaaaactctcccttgttggagaaccatcgccaactcgacgtctttttctagacggagaatctgggtctcgacctagagaaatctctcccgaatcagcaacaacaggcccctctgaggccacacccccaactccccccgagacgatagatgatgctagagggggaagtagtgacggaaccgcctcgtcacctactggatcagccgatccatcatcatcatctacaatAATAATCTCAGGCAACGCCATCTCGGCAGGAGCTATGGGAATATCAACAGGAGCCCCATCCACGTcaatgtcgccaggaataatgttggcaataggaacgtcaggaccacccatcggaacgtccaaatctacttgaaatccggaaaggaaatcgtcagaagaagaagacatcctacaaaagaaacattaaaaagaacttaagcaaactaatataccttgaacaaaagagtagcaaagatccgccaagcctcgaggaggatcctccaaaggaagcCATCGacgccgaagatgactattgacCAAGACATCTAAAATAGGACGCGATTCAACACTACAGGAAGATATGTCgaaagcaagttttgactcggataaacttaaaggagaagaacagctccgaactggatgagaagaaaaaccatccgaaaaatgaagaaaagcaaatttatggtagacaataaagaaacgccttcgccagcgactggttaggcaaggaagataaatacgagatcgcccttctctaccaagggcgaaaacgaagcagccatcacacttcctaaagtctacaaaatgatataacactttgagagaaggggcacagccccggagcctacatgcctccgaaaaggcaagcactactctaatcgtaccagggtaaagttgccccagagcaacctttaaatccctacacacttctactaaaaatgaatctaaaggaaacctaagaccagcagcaaattgctcttcgaagagaaccgccctacaagaagatccgGGAGAATCggacgcagccatatcggcaccgggtaatattaccctataatcgaaaggaaaactatacttaaaatagatatctaagacttcatccctacgaagctttgatcgggtaaaagccatagcagcgcatgcatcttccactcgactaagaggcatcctagaacaggaaatcacaaacataaacacaaaataaggatcaaacaaaaaatatattgaagaacacgttgaagaacacatcgaagaacaccaagtacagaaaaggaatttccagaatataaaCCATGAAGAAtatatacaaagaagaaagccatattaacatccaaacaacgaaagaaaacatacctgaaaaatctggagAAAACAAGTCACGGAGAATCAAATGATCaaacgaagaacgaaaaggGAAAAGCTACAAGAAATAAGAGTAAATTCGAAAAGtaagtaagagggaaaagaagaaatacaaagagattaaatacaaaacgcttttgaatcattaaccgttgaaatcattaaatgccgacacgtggcaacacagaatcttactaaagaagaaacgtcacccacaaacatatgaaacgactcgcccggaatacaaaacgactcgcccgtataagagaactcagctccaaaagagccaaaatccactaaggcataaatgccaaactacttcagctcacttgcgggggggctaatgatggataccgaatcctactgtaagtataatggagccgagttgcaggagatctactctcaggtgacaccggactccccctgaagaccgaaaaggtatgaaggagatgccgaatctctaagattcggtaacacgctaataaagaccgaatcccacatgatccgccaagagcgcgtcaggcccgggattcgggtgaacgactaaatatggaaatcttgtcctatttggacacaaacactacatatggaaggataagctctactttaggaagataagactatttaggaagacgttcctaaataggactcttatcagattaaggtagatcccgacaaatcaggagaatctctacgatacggccgaatccctacaaagtaggattcacctgcctaatacaactctactaggtatattcgactactataaaaggagcacgaggtatgcctagaatcacaattacattcatatactcaaaacgctgctcaaagctctagactgactttagcatcggagagttaatcggacaaccaccgtccggttagcttctaccctgttttgcaggttcactcaccggttcagaaggcagactccatcagaaAACAATGCATATTATATGCATTAACGGGTTATATTTTACTTCATTTGTTTGCAGGTCAGTTAATTATATGGacttttcatttgttttaacAATCATATCTTGTGTATATGTTACTGTTATTATAACagattttttctaattaaataattaaaagctaCATTTACTgcttttaatattatatctaatagtaataaaattacagtttaatatataaaaggAGTCATgtaaataacaattatattaataatgttCATAagaaattttatctttaaataatttataaaaagattaattttaataaaagtctAATTGAAAGTTTAATTGCAATAAGATTAGATAAATAAAAGgaaggaacaaaaaaatttccACCTTAATTAActacatttaattattaatataaatacaaCGAAGAACACTACATAATCACTgattatttcttcttttttaatttataagtcaTTCATTTTTCCTTAAACACTTGCATTGCCTATGTGTTATTTTTGctgtaaaaaatgaaaaatgataaaaattcaacaaaacAATAATCTATCATTTAGTAaagggaaaaggtgcaaaaatgaccctaatgtataGCCCGTGTCTCATGttggcacctcatgtatttcggatctcaaaaaGGACCCTAACGTCTTGAAAAAGTGTCAAAAATGACCCTTCCATTAACATTTCCGTTTAAGGCCGTACACATTTATGTTTAACGTCGTCCATGTTTTGTGTTTATTTGATACTTTTTCGCAACgttagggtcatatttgagatccgaaatacatgaagTGCCAATAAGATACATGAGGTATAcatgagggtcatttttgcaccttttccctttagtaaacattttatatttgaatttttttatttttttattattttatagttaaGAAGTTTTGGTGTTTTAGTTATACAATAAGTGTAGATAATTAAGCTTTGAGTTTTTTTAATagaagaaaatttaattttagataatatataattaaagaataaaCAATAGTAAGAGTTTGGTTCCAATGAAAGTTTTAGTTTAAATAGAATTCTAATAAAACACATAAGCTAGATTTGTATGAAAAGTTTAATATATAAAGATTGGATGTATTAAATTGCTTGTAGGTTTTTCGTCTctttcaatataaaatatagaCTTTtaccttcttttttttctttctattatactgattttgtttgtttgatttgTTAGTTTATAGTTTTATAGGATAAACTATTGATGGCAAAATTTGATCATGTAGAGAAGAAGGTGCTCCTCCattaaaaaagtatatttatttTCAGTCCCTTACAATTTCTggcatttttattttaaatccatgATAAAATTATCATCACTAATTTTCAAGGTCCCTTTCTAATTTATAACAAGATTAGCGATGCAATTTCTTAAATACAGTATGTGGATTTTAAAGTTTAGAATatctatataattataattttaataagagCTAATTGTTATATCAATATATGTCTATACAATTGCTTTAATAGAGAAATAGTTAACTAttgttaattagaattaaatatcAATTGTCGTTCTAATTAAACAAGAAAGTAGAATGTTAAACTGGAATCTAActttaaaattacaataactAAAGTTTGTCCATCATTATCTATATGctataatttcaatatatataaaataatttataataatttatttactttttatatttaataattcaattaatattcatcatatataacgggtcatacatatatcgctcacgtgcgtagcacgtggcgaaaaactagtactatatataaaagcacggatgggggggataGGCAAATTTACGTAATAATCCTTTCTAATATATTCTAAAATAAAGGTATAATGGtctttagttaatttattattaattaattactaaaaatatattataagtaGAGTCCTAAATAAACTTATATCCTTTCCATTATTCTATAAACTACAATTTTAGTTAAACTTAATTAACATAGCTTGCGTTTCGATAAAATTTGCTTTCTCTATTTAATTGGTTTTGGTTGTTGTTCATATAAGAATGCAAATACAGATGTTTTTGCCTACATAACAAAAGATATATTCTAAATTAGTTTTATGATCTTTATGTAGTGAACTTCATTCTTAGTGTAGATCTAGATTGTCTGTTTGaatattattaattgattattgCTTGATTATTACTTCATCGCCATTGATTATTAGCCTTAACAGGCTTTATATTATGGTCATTAGGGAAATACTATTAGGATAAGTAAATAGTAATTTGATTTGAACAAGTAACTAATATATTAATTGGTATTAGGATAAGTAAATAGTGAATTTGATTTGAACAAGTAACTAATATATTAATTGGTATAtataattcattaaattttctaatttaaactattatttgatatttaatcattaatacaatttataattattaaaataattattagttaaTATAAAATTCGACAAGTCaaattacgagccacgtgcgtagcacgtaatgcaaaactagttcATAAAAAGGTCCTAATGGCCATGACTCATGTGTTAAAAAAGGTGGGACCCTTTCTTTTCCATTTCGATAAAACAAGCCCagatataaaagaaataaaaataagccAATATCCGAAGCTCTTCTTTGAAAACTGCACCCAATTACACAGAAATTTGAAATCGTAGAAAAAGGTATTAAAATCGCTTTTTCAAcgattttagctatttaactcGCCTTTTTAGACGATTTtaacaaaaaacgattttcttgACTTGTTAAATCGTTTGAATGATTTTAACTCGTAAAATCATAAAATCGTATGTGTTAAAACGCGAGTTTAACAACACTGATGTTCATAGTATATGGTAAACAATCAAATGATAATTAGtacatatttttgaaaaaacctccaccttataacatttattcgtttgtaccctgacctaggaaaaagtttatttgtattctttttttgatttttcattttcgtctctaccctaaagagctaatttgacctctttttatttggaaaaatattcaaaatgatctttttatatttagtttatattctaattaaacattaatattattaatcatttataatgttttcatcctttaattaatttaattgtcaaaaatttaaattttagggtagagttgaaaacgaaaaatcaaaaaaatggtgcaaataaacttttttatacgtgaaggtataaacgaaaaaaaactaaaaggtgggggttttataagtaattaggccttttgattttggcataaatctccaaaaaaaagaaaaaatttcaaaaatccctCATATAATCcaatataaaagaaaatgagataATTTTGTACTTAATATTTGTCAACATTTCATTGGTCATTTCATTGGTCTATATTTAAGTCAATAAAATGTTGACACGTGGCACATTTGGGCTTGGTTAGACCAACCAACCAACCGCTACTTGCCACTGGCCAAATTTCGGCCCGACCTACCGGTCAACGGCGGTAAACAGACAGTCAACGCTCGGTCAACGGCGGTCAACTTCCGGTCAATGGCAGTCAGCGGCGGCCAACCACGGTCAACAACGGTTGACTAtagtggtgagattttaaaagaattaaataaaacacaattttgCTTTTAGTGGAGTTTGAACCCATGAGCTCTCACTCTTTGTCCATATGTCTAACCATAAAAGCAAGACATGCTTACTAAATTTATTTACTCTTTAATATACGTGCATGTAGTCTTTAATAATGCATAAGAAAGCATATCTAAATATAAACCTATTAAGATATTAcgcttgtcaaaatttaaattaatttattttaattaaagtaaTAGTAGTgtgaattaaatattaacttaaagtaaactatgttaaactaaatttataaattaatgtattaaaaacacaatcaacttaatatcaacttgGTGTAAACTCAAAATAGACtatataagttaatttagttgatattaagttaatttttaaaattataataatttattaaaaaatttactttggATTGACATgtaatttacattgagttgacatagaGTCGGCATTTGGTTTACATTGAGGCGACGTTGAGTTATTAactttacattgagttgatattaatttacattttaaaattaaaataatttactaaaaaattattttgaattgacATTagatttacattgagttgacattagaattacattgaattgacattaggtttacattgagttgacattgaatcgtcattaagttgacattaagtcgacattgagttgatagtaagttaatttttaaaattataataatttactaaaaaatttactttggattgacatgtagtttacaTCAAGTTGCCATTAGGTTTAcatgagttgacattgagtcgacgttgagttgatattgagtttacattgaattgatattaagttaatttttaaaattataataagttACTAAAAAATTTACTTCAGATTGACATTTatttgacattaggtttacattgagttgacattaagtcgttattgagttgacattgagtcaatGTTGAgttgaaattaaatttacacaaCTCAATGCAAAAAGTCTTAAATTATTTACTTACAAtctactattagtttattttcaaaagtataaattataaaaaataattttactattataataaaaaattatttcattttaaatttataattatttattaaaacatttaCTTTAAGTTGACATTCAgtaaacattaaagttatattaagttgacattgaatttatatttagttCGCATtaagtgtaatatcccgtatttttaaattattattatttttatttaatttttgcattccgtcaagttttagataatttattattattgttattaaatatttttattaaatattattttagtcgttcgttgattcgattcgtggttgtgtgtattattaaattcttttataagaaaaaaaaatgataataggtTGCCATATGC
Coding sequences within it:
- the LOC126678395 gene encoding uncharacterized protein LOC126678395, which codes for MCSSTCSSIYFLFDPYFVFMFVISCSRMPLSRVEDACAAMAFTRSKLRRDEVLDIYFKYSFPFDYRVILPGADMAASDSPGSSCRAVLFEEQFAAGLRFPLDSFLVEVCRDLKVALGQLYPGTIRVVLAFSEACRLRGCAPSLKVLYHFVDFRKCDGCFVFALGREGRSRIYLPCLTSRWRRRFFIVYHKFAFLHFSDGFSSHPVRSCSSPLSLSESKLAFDISSCSVESRPILDVLVNSHLRRRWLPLEDPPRGLADLCYSFVQDLDVPMGGPDVPIANIIPGDIDVDGAPVDIPIAPAEMALPEIIIVDDDDGSADPVGDEAVPSLLPPLASSIVSGGVGGVASEGPVVADSGEISLGRDPDSPSRKRRRVGDGSPTRESFPGSSSSAPDLVQWVEGQDPASLLNPRVLAEYIRTLAIPADVTWFCGRPGQELSDLACFHGFSALQSVLVLNDRRQCAEEEVERLSSLLATSESERAKLKASLEEHDSLLAQLKAQDAINDRQVKVIEKKTDDLTQEIEELIRINSLVGGERDNLRSEVKGLHIRLLDTKAFYSALISEYRLAIARDLLAKMSKDRV